A stretch of DNA from Mesorhizobium onobrychidis:
ATCGAGGGTACCTTGGCGCCTTCCCTACGGCGTTTCTCAAACACGTCTGGCCTTACAATCGAAATACGACCTTTAACTTAACTCAGAACGTCGAACTGGCGCAGAATCCAGGAGAACTGGTATATGACGCGGCGGCAGCGAAGGCTCGTCACGACGCTGCCTTTCTTGTCCGCTCGAACATGGGAATGACGTTGTCGGTGTTCGACGGCCGCTCGCCGGTACCCGTCACCCGGTCGAGGTCGCCGCGCTTGCGAAGGCGGGCCGCATCCAGAAGCATGCTACCGGCCCAGCGATAGACATTGTTGTCGCGGACCATCTCGCGCATGGGCCGCATGCGCTCGCGCTGTTCGTCCGGCGTCATGGTCAGCGCCTGCAGCAGCGCCTCGCTCGTCATGGCCGTATCGTAGGGATTGACGATCAATGCCTCCAGAAGTTCGCGCGAAGCGCCGGCAAAGGTGCTGAGCAACAGCACACCCTGTTCGTCGTCGCGCGCCGCGACGAATTCCTTGGCCACCAAGTTCATGCCATCATGCAGGCTGGTGACCATGCATATGTCGGCGGCGCGATAGATCTCGTAGACCTGTTCCTGCGCGTGATGTTTGAACACCATCAGGACCGGACTGTAGTCCTCGCTGCCGTAGCGCTGGTTGAGCTCGTCGACATAGCGGCGGCATTCATCGTGGAGTTGCCTGTAAGCCGGGAGTGTGCTCCGGCTGGGTGCCGCGATCTGCAGGAAAACCAGTTTCCCGACCCATTCGGGATATCTCGTGAACAATTCTTCCAGCGCCTTGAAACGGTCGAGAATGCCCTTCGTGTAGTCGAGACGCTCGACGCCGACGCACAGTTTCACATCCGCTTTCAGTCCGAACCTCTCGCGCAGGCGGGCGCGGCATTCGTCGACATCAGGCAGTTTTGCCAAAAGTTCGGCCGGCCATTCTATGGAGATGGGATAGGCGTGCACTAGCGTCGTCCGTCCGCCGTAGGAGATCGCCGCATCGGCCCGCTCTATACGGCTTTCCAGGAAGCGATCGACGCTTTCGGCGAAATTGTTGGCGTGGAACTGGGTATGGAAGCCGATGATGGAGCTGCCGAGCAGGCCTTCCAGGATCCGTTCACGCCATGGACAGATGCTGTACACTTCCGAGTTGGGCCATGGGATATGCCAGAAAGTGATGATGATCGCCTCGGGCAGGTGCTCGCGGATCATGCGCGGCAAGAGCGCGAAGTGGTAGTCCTGGACCAGCACAATCGGCCGGTCGTTGCGCGCTTCGGCAACCACCGTATCGGCGAACTTCCGGTTGACGGCCTCATAGGTCTCCCAATCCGACGCGCGAAAAATCGGGCGGGTGAAGGCGATATGGCAAAGCGGCCACAGACCTTCATTGGCGAAGCCCAGATAATAGCCCTGGTATTCTTCCTCCGTCAGCCAGACCCTGCGCAGCGCGTAGGACGGATTGCCAGGCGGCACCTCAATCCGGTCGTTCCTGTCGACCGTGAGACGGTCCGCTGTTCCGCCGCCATAGGCGATCCAGGTGCCGGCACAGGCGCGGGTGATCGGCTCAAGCGCTGAAACCAGCCCGCTGGCCGGTACCAAGAGCTCGACGCCATCATCCTTGATGTTGTGGATGTAGGGCTCGCGGTTGGACACCACGATCACCTGCGTCTCCGGCAGATCGTCGGCTAAAATCTTGCGCAAGGTGTCGGGCGACCATGTGATCAGCGCTGCATCGGCCGACTGGCCGTTCTTTTCGAACTCCCGCAGCACTTTGCGCGCCGCTTCCGAAGCCACGTCCTCGCCGGCGATGTATGTGACCGCTGGCGTGCGGCTATGGCGCCGATGGAATATCGAGAACACCACGGCAACAGCGGAAAGGCCGAGGCTTGCAAGGATCAGAACCCAGAGTACCTCTATGCCATAGTCTGACATCGGAACGACGATTTTCCTGCGGCCGGTCGGTGACCGTTTCTTCTTTGTTTTCGAATTCGCAGCCGGCCACCAGTGATAAGCTGCCGTTCGCCGGCATGATTTTGCAACGCTCAGATGGGCCATCGGTTCCGATAATTGGAGCGCCGCGGTCAGTTCGATGCGCAAAACCAAACTAGGTCCGCACGACGAGCGGCACTAACCCTTCATGTCGGTCGGCGAGAAAGGCGACGACCCTGTCCCCGACACGCTGGAAGGTGAGGTCGACCACCGTTTCGCCAACGCCCAGATGCCTCAGCGTGAGCGTGTCGATACCAATGGGCAGCCTGGGACGGGTGACATGGATTTCGTTGTCCCAGCCGTCGATCTCCAGGCCGAGGCAGGCCTGCATCAGCATGAAGGCAGACCCGGCCGACCATGCCTGTGGCAAGCAGGCGACGGGATAGGCGATCGGTGCTTCGCCCGGCGCGCGAGTAAAGCCGCAGAAGAGTTCGGGCAACCGCATGTTGAAATGGACCGCCGATTC
This window harbors:
- a CDS encoding alpha,alpha-trehalose-phosphate synthase (UDP-forming) translates to MSDYGIEVLWVLILASLGLSAVAVVFSIFHRRHSRTPAVTYIAGEDVASEAARKVLREFEKNGQSADAALITWSPDTLRKILADDLPETQVIVVSNREPYIHNIKDDGVELLVPASGLVSALEPITRACAGTWIAYGGGTADRLTVDRNDRIEVPPGNPSYALRRVWLTEEEYQGYYLGFANEGLWPLCHIAFTRPIFRASDWETYEAVNRKFADTVVAEARNDRPIVLVQDYHFALLPRMIREHLPEAIIITFWHIPWPNSEVYSICPWRERILEGLLGSSIIGFHTQFHANNFAESVDRFLESRIERADAAISYGGRTTLVHAYPISIEWPAELLAKLPDVDECRARLRERFGLKADVKLCVGVERLDYTKGILDRFKALEELFTRYPEWVGKLVFLQIAAPSRSTLPAYRQLHDECRRYVDELNQRYGSEDYSPVLMVFKHHAQEQVYEIYRAADICMVTSLHDGMNLVAKEFVAARDDEQGVLLLSTFAGASRELLEALIVNPYDTAMTSEALLQALTMTPDEQRERMRPMREMVRDNNVYRWAGSMLLDAARLRKRGDLDRVTGTGERPSNTDNVIPMFERTRKAAS